The Pygocentrus nattereri isolate fPygNat1 chromosome 17, fPygNat1.pri, whole genome shotgun sequence genome window below encodes:
- the si:ch1073-280e3.1 gene encoding complement factor B has product MHFTTACLLCFAVCISISEGHTSDYNYDYYESNCKLSESISGGTVTYSNEGAVGSEVTYQCKDGFKPYPVSKKVCSSKGIWEPKTSRMKCEEEFDYGDYEEPHKNCSEAEVIKGGSVSYSRGGLEGSVLTYHCKAGHYPYPVNSRVCNSEGDWSVMVLPNGKIVSTATCKEVLCPAQLQLENGEFLPRKQWFKVGETQAFSCKEGYALRGSVQRNCTELGQWTGTTPVCDDQTEDCRNPGTPPGAMRSGSRFRIGDKVKYRCQSGLDLLGPDVRECLNVREWSGPDPRCQAQYTFDLPETVAQAMGGSLSAVMEVSSPELRKKDQGFGRAMKVAEGRLNIFILLDTSGSISEEDFTKAKQATANLIRKLGSYDVEMKFDIISYATEPKDIITIMDPSSSSVDFVVRRLMDFNHTSHGKKTGTNLYNALNEVYKRLAWLKEQKDGRFNETQNVILIETDGYSNMGNNPQHILSFIRELLGYKGSAIDNTAEELLDVYVFGIGQNVKRTELKNIASSKIKEQHLFVLSSYTVLGEIFNSMINDTAVTKCGVAKEHDFKTLQAGNTRPWQVAITWKTKPCQGAILTENWIITAAHCLIKLNGGEVENATASEVQIMHGNGNTKASSIILHPDFNINRLRNKNVNEFYDYDVALIYVSSKIKLSSEARPICLPCTKASNRALKMSPDSTCEKHENSLLDLGETQAYFISQGKTRKQTHIQNNEKRKNCIDQFGPALSSNKLVNLTDVVTNRFLCTGGSAAHKDELTCKGDSGGPLFLRKGMRYFQVGVVSWGTKYVCDSNSKPSSDIPEDARDFHISVFSIIPWLKQHLGKDLDFLPI; this is encoded by the exons ATGCACTTCACAACTGCGTGTCTTCTATGTTTTGCTGTGTGCATCTCCATTAGTGAAG GGCATACAAGTGACTACAACTATGATTACTACGAGTCAAACTGTAAACTGTCAGAATCCATCAGTGGAGGGACAGTGACGTACTCAAATGAAGGTGCTGTTGGGAGTGAGGTAACTTATCAATGTAAAGATGGATTCAAGCCTTACCCAGTCTCCAAAAAGGTCTGCAGCTCTAAAGGAATATGGGAGCCCaaaacatccagaatgaaatgTGAAG AGGAATTTGATTACGGTGATTATGAGGAGCCCCACAAGAACTGTTCTGAGGCAGAGGTCATTAAGGGAGGCAGTGTGTCCTATTCCAGAGGAGGTTTAGAAGGCAGTGTGCTGACATATCACTGTAAGGCTGGACACTACCCTTATCCAGTCAATAGCAGAGTTTGTAACTCTGAAGGGGATTGGTCAGTCATGGTGCTACCTAATGGCAAGATAGTGTCCACTGCCACATGCAAGG AGGTTCTTTGTCCAGCACAGCTACAGCTGGAGAATGGGGAGTTCTTGCCCAGAAAACAGTGGTTCAAGGTCGGAGAAACACAGGCGTTTTCATGTAAAGAGGGCTATGCCCTTCGTGGCTCAGTCCAGCGGAACTGCACAGAATTGGGGCAATGGACAGGGACCACTCCAGTGTGTGATGACCAAA CTGAGGACTGCAGAAATCCGGGCACTCCACCTGGAGCCATGCGCTCTGGTAGCCGTTTTCGCATTGGGGACAAGGTGAAATACCGCTGTCAGTCAGGCCTGGACTTGCTGGGGCCTGATGTGAGAGAGTGTCTGAATGTAAGAGAATGGAGCGGACCAGATCCACGCTGCCAGG CTCAGTACACATTTGATCTACCAGAAACTGTGGCTCAGGCTATGGGTGGTTCTCTGTCTGCTGTAATGGAGGTTTCATCCCCTGAGTTGAGAAAGAAAG ATCAAGGCTTTGGGAGAGCCATGAAAGTAGCAGAGGGTCGTCTCAACATTTTTATCCTGCTAGACACCTCAGGAAGTATTTCAGAGGAAGACTTTACAAAGGCAAAACAGGCCACTGCTAATCTTATAAGAAAG TTGGGCAGTTATGATGTTGAAATGAAGTTTGATATCATTTCCTACGCCACCGAGCCTAAAGACATTATAACCATTATGGaccccagcagcagcagtgtgGACTTTGTTGTAAGGAGATTAATGGATTTCAATCACACAA gCCATGGAAAAAAGACGGGCACCAATCTGTATAATGCCCTAAATGAAGTATATAAAAGACTAGCCTGGCTTAAAGAACAGAAAGATGGACGTTTCAATGAGACTCAGAATGTCATTCTGATTGAGACTGATG GTTACTCCAACATGGGAAACAACCCACAACACATTTTGTCTTTTATCCGGGAGCTTTTGGGTTATAAAGGCAGTGCTATAGATAACACAGCAGAGGAACTCCTTG ATGTGTATGTATTTGGCATCGGGCAAAACGTGaagagaactgaactgaaaaataTTGCATCTAGTAAGATCAAAGAGCAGCATCTGTTCGTGCTGAGCAGTTATACTGTCCTTGGAGAAATTTTCAACAGCATGATCA ATGATACTGCCGTAACCAAGTGTGGAGTAGCTAAGGAGCATGATTTTAAGACTCTTCAAGCTGGTAACACCAGGCCTTGGCAAGTCGCTATTACATGG AAAACTAAGCCATGTCAGGGAGCCATTCTGACAGAGAACTGGATAATCACAGCTGCACACTGTCTGATAAAACTGAATGGAGGAGAAGTGGAAAATGCCACAGCCAGCGAAGTACAAATTATGCATG GAAATGGAAACACAAAAGCCTCATCTATAATTCTTCATCCAGACTTCAATATCAATCGCCTCAGAAACAAGAACGTCAATGAGTTTTATGACTATGATGTTGCACTGATTTATGTGAGCAGTAAGATTAAGTTGTCTTCTGAGGCAAG GCCCATCTGTCTGCCGTGCACAAAAGCTTCAAATCGAGCTCTCAAAATGAGTCCTGACTCCACCTGCGAGAAACATG AAAACTCCTTACTGGATCTGGGGGAGACTCAAGCGTACTTCATCAGTCAGGGCAAAACCCGCAAACAAACTCACATCCAGAATAATGAAAAG AGAAAGAACTGCATTGACCAATTTGGACCAGCTTTATCTTCAAACAAGCTGGTAAATCTGACTGATGTCGTCACCAACCGGTTCTTGTGCACCGGAGGATCGGCAGCACACAAAGACGAACTCACATGCAAag GTGATTCTGGGGGTCCACTATTCCTTCGTAAGGGGATGAGATATTTCCAA GTGGGAGTGGTGAGCTGGGGCACCAAGTATGTGTGTGATTCCAATTCCAAGCCCTCTTCTGACATTCCCGAAGATGCCCGTGATTTCCACATCAGTGTGTTCTCTATTATACCCTGGCTTAAACAGCATCTGGGCAAGGATCTGGACTTTCTGCCcatctga